From a single Arachis hypogaea cultivar Tifrunner chromosome 3, arahy.Tifrunner.gnm2.J5K5, whole genome shotgun sequence genomic region:
- the LOC112785241 gene encoding uncharacterized protein isoform X2: protein MASEEDKALPLVNTDDDPDSHMIIKMATVEYEISEKEKEEIRLLYERAERRRGPAISYFPRRRKPAQKQRGLFEPNKKGKDEILYPPGREAELASNVQKLRSELIHLGLFDEEAPRRTERDPFAAPRPFQQHFKGEAS, encoded by the exons atggcatcGGAGGAAGACAAGGCGCTGCCTCTCGTGAATACTGATGACGACCCGGACTCCCACATGATTATAAAG ATGGCAACGGTGGAGTATGAGATTtctgagaaagagaaagaggagatACGGCTACTTTATGAGAGAGCAGAAAGAAGAAGGGGGCCCGCCATCAGCTACTTTCCCCGTCGGCGAAAACCAGCGCAGAAACAACGAGGACTCTTTGAACCAAATAAG AAAGGGAAAGATGAAATTCTCTACCCTCCTGGTCGAGAAGCAGAACTTGCATCCAATGTGCAGAAACTACGATCAGAACTGATTCACCTCGGCCTATTTGATGAGGAAGCCCCAAGAAGAACTGAGAGGGACCCGTTTGCCGCCCCAAGGCCATTCCAACAACACTTcaaaggagaagcctcctaa